One Chionomys nivalis chromosome 4, mChiNiv1.1, whole genome shotgun sequence genomic region harbors:
- the LOC130873340 gene encoding 40S ribosomal protein S13, producing the protein MGRMHAPGKGLSQSALPYRRSVPTWLKLTSDDVKEQIYKLAKKGLTPSQIGVILRDSHGVAQVRFVTGNKILRILKSKGLAPDLPEDLYHLIKKAVAVRKHLERNRKDKDAKFRLILIESRIHRLARYYKTKRVLPPNWKYESSTASALVA; encoded by the coding sequence ATGGGTCGCATGCACGCTCCCGGGAAGGGCCTGTCCCAGTCGGCGCTGCCCTACCGCCGCAGCGTCCCCACGTGGCTGAAGCTGACGTCTGACGACGTGAAGGAACAGATTTACAAACTGGCCAAGAAAGGCCTCACTCCCTCCCAGATAGGTGTGATCCTGAGGGACTCTCACGGTGTGGCCCAGGTCCGTTTTGTGACTGGTAATAAAATCTTGAGAATCCTTAAATCCAAAGGCCTTGCCCCTGATCTCCCTGAGGATCTCTACCATTTGATTAAGAAGGCAGTCGCTGTCCGAAAGCATCTTGAGAGGAACAGAAAGGATAAGGATGCTAAATTCCGCCTGATTCTGATAGAGAGCAGAATTCACCGGCTGGCTCGTTACTATAAGACCAAGAGGGTCCTCCCACCCAACTGGAAATATGAGtcatccacagcctctgctttagTGGCATAA